From a region of the Terriglobia bacterium genome:
- a CDS encoding inositol-3-phosphate synthase, whose product MPNAQKNAKPGSAKTEIAPAKGKLGIMIPGMGAVATTFVAGVEAVRKGIAAPIGSLTQMGTIRLGKRTEGRSPKIKEFVPLANLNDLVFTGWDIFEDDMYSAAMKAGVLEKDLLNQIKPFLSGIKPQKAVFDKNYVRLLDGPNVKKGKTKMDLAEQVREDIRNFRKSSGTDRLVMMWCGSTESFTKPTEIHSTVKAFEKALVANDDNIAPSQIYAYAALMEKVPYANGAPNLTVDIPAMHELSRRNMAPICGKDFKTGQTLMKTILAPGFKARMIGLNGWFSTNILGNRDGEVLEDPGSFKTKEESKLSVLEHILQPELYPQLYGHITHKVRINYYPPRGDNKEGWDNIDIFGWLGYPMQIKVDFLCRDSILAAPIVLDLILLMDLAQRSAELKGIGIQEWLSFYFKSPMTAPGLYPEHDLFIQLMKLKNTLRYLQGEELITHLGLEYYD is encoded by the coding sequence ATGCCTAATGCGCAGAAGAATGCAAAGCCGGGCTCCGCAAAAACCGAGATAGCTCCGGCCAAAGGTAAGTTAGGAATCATGATTCCCGGAATGGGAGCCGTCGCGACAACCTTCGTCGCCGGCGTCGAAGCGGTGCGCAAGGGCATCGCCGCCCCCATCGGCTCTCTCACCCAGATGGGCACCATCCGCCTCGGCAAACGTACCGAAGGCCGTTCGCCCAAGATCAAGGAATTCGTCCCCCTCGCCAATCTCAACGATCTCGTCTTCACCGGTTGGGACATCTTCGAAGATGACATGTACTCGGCCGCGATGAAAGCCGGCGTGCTCGAGAAAGATCTGCTCAACCAGATCAAGCCATTCCTCAGCGGCATCAAGCCCCAGAAGGCAGTCTTCGACAAGAATTACGTCCGCCTCCTCGACGGCCCCAACGTCAAGAAGGGCAAGACCAAGATGGATCTCGCCGAGCAGGTTCGCGAGGATATCCGCAATTTCCGCAAGTCCAGCGGCACCGACCGCCTCGTCATGATGTGGTGCGGCTCTACTGAGAGCTTCACCAAACCCACCGAAATCCACTCCACGGTAAAGGCCTTCGAGAAAGCCCTGGTGGCGAACGACGATAACATCGCGCCCTCTCAGATTTACGCCTACGCGGCTCTCATGGAGAAAGTCCCCTACGCCAACGGCGCACCGAACCTGACCGTCGACATCCCGGCCATGCACGAACTCTCTCGCCGCAACATGGCTCCCATCTGCGGCAAGGACTTCAAGACCGGCCAGACCCTCATGAAGACTATTCTGGCGCCCGGCTTCAAGGCGCGCATGATCGGTCTGAACGGCTGGTTCTCCACCAACATCCTCGGCAATCGCGACGGCGAGGTCCTCGAGGATCCCGGGTCCTTCAAGACCAAGGAAGAGTCCAAGCTGAGCGTGCTCGAGCACATCCTGCAGCCCGAGCTTTACCCCCAGCTCTACGGACACATAACGCATAAGGTTCGCATTAACTATTACCCGCCACGCGGTGATAACAAAGAGGGTTGGGATAACATCGACATCTTCGGCTGGCTCGGCTACCCCATGCAGATCAAGGTCGATTTCCTCTGCCGCGACTCCATCCTCGCCGCACCGATCGTCCTCGACCTGATCCTCCTCATGGACCTCGCCCAGCGTTCGGCTGAACTGAAGGGCATTGGCATCCAGGAGTGGCTCAGCTTCTACTTCAAGTCACCCATGACTGCCCCCGGCCTCTATCCGGAGCACGACCTTTTCATTCAGCTCATGAAGCTGAAGAACACGCTCCGCTATCTCCAGGGCGAAGAGCTCATCACCCACCTTGGCCTGGAATACTACGACTGA
- a CDS encoding SDR family oxidoreductase — protein sequence MQKVAVVTGSSGGIGMVTALELARNAFCVVATMRNLGKRGQLDKLAAEGGIARNVDVRQLDVTDFDAIQPTIDGIVRDYGRIDVLGNNAGFALGGFAEDVELSELREQMETNFFAHTQVTRAVLPTMRQQHSGQIIMISSVSGVCAQAGVSSYSASKWALEGWSESLRMECLPLGIRVVLVEPGAFKTDVWDTNVHVAQKAFSGDSPNRERARRFREYVQKKVVKRDPQGVATLIARIVQEKNPNLRYLAGPDAHVQKWLKRVLPWKVYEKLIIRELGIGQD from the coding sequence ATGCAAAAGGTCGCGGTTGTTACGGGAAGTTCGGGTGGCATTGGGATGGTGACGGCGCTGGAGTTGGCTCGAAATGCGTTTTGCGTGGTGGCCACGATGCGGAATCTCGGCAAGCGCGGGCAACTGGACAAGCTGGCTGCCGAAGGCGGCATTGCGCGAAATGTCGACGTGCGGCAGCTTGACGTGACCGACTTCGATGCCATTCAGCCGACCATTGATGGGATCGTTCGCGACTATGGGCGCATTGATGTGTTGGGGAACAACGCCGGGTTTGCGCTGGGCGGGTTTGCGGAGGACGTCGAGTTAAGTGAGTTGCGCGAGCAGATGGAGACCAACTTCTTCGCGCATACGCAGGTCACGCGGGCGGTATTGCCGACGATGCGACAGCAGCATTCGGGGCAGATCATCATGATCAGTTCGGTGTCGGGGGTGTGCGCACAGGCGGGCGTGAGCAGCTATTCGGCGTCGAAGTGGGCTCTGGAGGGATGGAGCGAGTCGCTGCGAATGGAATGCCTGCCGCTGGGGATTCGCGTGGTGCTGGTCGAACCGGGGGCGTTCAAGACCGACGTGTGGGATACGAATGTTCATGTGGCACAGAAGGCGTTCAGCGGAGATTCTCCGAACCGGGAACGGGCACGACGGTTCAGGGAGTATGTCCAGAAGAAGGTTGTAAAGCGAGATCCTCAAGGGGTAGCGACGCTGATTGCCCGGATCGTGCAGGAGAAGAATCCGAACTTGAGGTATCTTGCGGGACCGGACGCGCATGTGCAGAAGTGGCTGAAGCGGGTGCTGCCGTGGAAGGTTTACGAGAAACTGATAATTCGGGAGTTGGGAATCGGGCAGGATTGA
- a CDS encoding M48 family metallopeptidase, which yields MTNRKTRDYGWFAAAVLVLFVGLTVTAAVGQQGSPETGPQASSQAPITHYSLPPDKLAKAEALYHIDVAMFLAGSFYGFAILILFLHFHVGPRFRKIAERATRFRFAQAYIYVPLLLFALAVLNLPFDLYGHHVSRAYGISVQGWGSWFWDWTKGQLVSYAILSFVSWLLYLIIRKSPRRWWFYFWLISLPIMVFVLFISPIVLDPIFNKFEPLAPKNPALAAALHRVTERAGVNIPESRMFEMKASEKVTVYNAYVTGIGATKRIVVWDTTEHDMTIPEIMFVFGHELGHYVLDHIWKGLAFAAVLSFAGLLIGFWIVNASVERWGDRWGIRALGDWASLPLLLLILSVISFAGEPIGAAFSRHIEHQADIFGLEVTHGLVPHSSQNAAMAFQKLGEKSYDYPYPNPVYVFWTYSHPPIADRLEFALHYRPWDEGKPNEFVK from the coding sequence ATGACGAATAGAAAAACGAGAGATTACGGATGGTTCGCGGCGGCGGTGCTGGTGCTGTTTGTAGGGTTGACGGTCACCGCGGCGGTTGGGCAGCAGGGTTCGCCGGAGACTGGGCCGCAGGCTTCGAGTCAGGCTCCGATCACCCATTATTCGTTGCCGCCGGATAAATTGGCCAAGGCAGAGGCGCTTTATCACATCGACGTGGCGATGTTCCTGGCGGGAAGCTTCTATGGGTTCGCGATACTGATCCTGTTTTTGCATTTCCACGTCGGGCCGCGATTTCGGAAGATTGCGGAGCGCGCGACGCGGTTCCGGTTTGCGCAGGCGTATATCTATGTCCCACTGCTGCTGTTTGCGCTGGCAGTGCTGAATCTGCCATTCGATCTCTACGGCCATCATGTGAGTCGCGCTTACGGGATTTCGGTGCAGGGGTGGGGATCGTGGTTTTGGGATTGGACCAAGGGACAACTGGTCAGCTATGCCATTCTGTCATTCGTCTCCTGGTTGCTTTACCTGATTATTCGCAAGAGTCCGCGGCGGTGGTGGTTCTATTTCTGGTTGATCAGTTTGCCGATCATGGTGTTCGTCCTGTTCATCTCGCCGATCGTGCTGGATCCGATCTTCAACAAGTTTGAGCCGCTGGCGCCGAAGAATCCGGCACTGGCTGCGGCATTGCATCGCGTGACTGAGCGGGCCGGGGTAAATATCCCTGAGAGCCGGATGTTCGAAATGAAGGCCAGCGAAAAGGTGACGGTTTACAACGCGTACGTCACCGGGATTGGGGCCACGAAACGGATCGTGGTGTGGGACACGACGGAACACGACATGACGATTCCGGAGATCATGTTCGTGTTCGGACATGAGTTAGGACATTACGTGCTGGACCACATCTGGAAAGGCCTGGCGTTTGCGGCGGTGTTGTCGTTTGCGGGGCTGCTGATAGGGTTCTGGATTGTAAATGCGAGTGTTGAGCGTTGGGGAGACAGGTGGGGGATACGCGCGCTTGGGGATTGGGCTTCGCTGCCGCTGCTGCTGCTGATCCTGTCGGTGATTTCATTTGCAGGTGAGCCGATCGGGGCCGCTTTCAGCCGGCATATCGAACACCAGGCGGATATCTTTGGGCTCGAAGTCACGCACGGGCTTGTTCCTCACAGCAGCCAAAACGCGGCTATGGCGTTCCAAAAACTGGGCGAAAAGAGCTACGACTATCCGTACCCGAACCCGGTGTATGTCTTCTGGACCTACAGCCATCCCCCGATTGCCGACCGATTAGAGTTTGCCCTGCACTACAGGCCGTGGGATGAAGGCAAGCCCAACGAGTTTGTGAAGTAG